One Allostreptomyces psammosilenae DNA segment encodes these proteins:
- a CDS encoding WXG100 family type VII secretion target: MAVMLPEELEYPLRVIGITWPDLDEDAVREVAQAFRDYADEIASAREEADGAVAQLLAGSSGEGMEAFGGHWEKVSGQHFQGLADASRTIASALDTAATAIEAGKCSIVAQLDVLAPEIAAAVAAAAPATPGLPSLAGLGPAQTARTAVREILRETAERAAEALTAAAGDAVLASLEGVLTELLGRGLENATGLRDGYDAGRAGDAGHQGGADPAGASAAAATSLAGADGAAAGSLAGADGAASLAGADRVSTSGSIAEVMRGTVGPAAEVPPPTGNPIIDAMRGHDLAAVRA; the protein is encoded by the coding sequence ATGGCGGTGATGCTGCCGGAGGAGCTGGAGTACCCGCTGCGGGTCATCGGGATCACCTGGCCCGACCTCGACGAGGACGCCGTGCGCGAGGTGGCGCAGGCGTTCCGGGACTACGCCGACGAGATCGCCTCGGCCCGCGAGGAGGCCGACGGCGCCGTCGCGCAGCTCCTGGCCGGCAGCTCCGGCGAGGGGATGGAGGCGTTCGGCGGCCACTGGGAGAAGGTTTCCGGCCAGCACTTCCAGGGTCTGGCCGACGCCTCCCGCACCATCGCCTCCGCGCTGGACACCGCCGCCACCGCGATCGAGGCCGGCAAGTGCTCGATCGTCGCGCAGTTGGACGTCCTGGCGCCGGAGATCGCCGCGGCCGTCGCCGCCGCCGCGCCGGCAACCCCGGGGCTGCCGAGCCTGGCGGGGCTTGGTCCGGCGCAGACGGCCCGGACGGCCGTCCGGGAGATCCTGCGCGAGACGGCCGAGCGGGCCGCCGAGGCGCTGACGGCGGCGGCCGGGGACGCCGTGCTGGCCTCCCTGGAGGGCGTGCTGACCGAGTTGCTGGGGCGGGGGCTGGAGAACGCCACCGGGCTGCGCGACGGCTACGACGCCGGGCGGGCGGGGGACGCCGGCCACCAGGGCGGGGCGGACCCGGCCGGTGCCTCGGCGGCTGCGGCCACCTCGCTCGCCGGCGCGGACGGGGCCGCAGCCGGATCGCTCGCCGGCGCGGACGGGGCCGCCTCGCTCGCCGGCGCGGACCGGGTCTCCACCAGCGGCAGCATCGCCGAGGTGATGCGCGGCACGGTGGGCCCGGCGGCCGAGGTGCCGCCACCGACCGGCAACCCGATCATCGACGCGATGCGGGGTCACGACCTGGCCGCGGTGCGGGCCTGA